The following are from one region of the Chloracidobacterium sp. genome:
- a CDS encoding SRPBCC family protein — protein MKYTVTIEIEKPIDEVVALFDNADNLYAWMEGLESFEHLSGEPGQVGAKSRLKFKMGKRDIEMIETITVRDLPDEFTGTYDAEGVFNIVKNRFEAINPTRTRYISEQEFQFTGFMKIFGWLMPGAFRKQSMKYLEAFKAFAESQ, from the coding sequence ATGAAATACACAGTAACGATCGAGATCGAAAAGCCAATTGACGAGGTCGTTGCGTTGTTCGACAACGCTGACAACCTCTATGCCTGGATGGAAGGCCTTGAGAGTTTTGAACACCTGAGCGGCGAACCCGGCCAGGTCGGGGCAAAGTCGCGGTTGAAGTTCAAAATGGGCAAGCGCGATATTGAGATGATCGAGACGATCACCGTTCGCGATCTGCCCGATGAATTTACCGGGACGTACGATGCAGAAGGCGTTTTCAATATAGTCAAGAACCGATTTGAGGCGATAAACCCGACGCGTACCCGCTACATTTCAGAACAGGAGTTTCAGTTCACCGGTTTTATGAAGATCTTCGGCTGGCTGATGCCCGGAGCCTTTCGCAAGCAGTCGATGAAATATCTGGAAGCATTCAAGGCGTTTGCCGAAAGCCAATAG
- a CDS encoding amidohydrolase family protein, whose amino-acid sequence MRILILLMLLTAPFCVEPAKAFDLAIEIKPQTDGHVHILSPELIKIWKGLGIPFSRPDEYYSDIDAILSNTAVRRIDLISMAHVFSSEEFGGFKNERELVEKENSYVAAARDKHPGKTRAFCSVDPLRDYALDELERCRTTLIMDGIKLHHNANQVYLTVPGHLAKVKRVFQFAADNRLPILLHFDNSHRRFGKPDVDLLVGSILKDLKPIDIRIAHFGTSGGFDQRTRGFLNAFIDQLATEPKLKKHRITFDISAVALDKDSEGVRRLTVEEFGVLRRYIQRLGPERIAFGTDYPLYTPAEYAAILKGRVGLTDREMRSILKNE is encoded by the coding sequence ATGAGAATCCTGATCCTTTTGATGTTGTTGACGGCGCCATTCTGCGTCGAGCCGGCAAAGGCGTTCGACCTCGCCATCGAGATCAAGCCGCAAACCGATGGCCACGTCCATATTCTGAGTCCCGAGTTGATAAAGATATGGAAAGGCCTCGGGATCCCGTTTTCACGCCCGGACGAATACTACTCAGACATCGACGCGATCTTAAGCAACACCGCGGTCAGACGGATAGATCTGATCTCAATGGCACATGTATTCTCTTCGGAAGAATTCGGCGGTTTCAAGAACGAGCGCGAATTGGTCGAAAAAGAGAATAGCTACGTCGCGGCGGCTAGGGATAAACACCCCGGGAAGACCCGCGCGTTCTGCAGCGTAGATCCGCTGCGGGACTATGCCCTGGACGAGCTCGAGCGATGCCGAACGACGCTAATAATGGACGGCATCAAGCTTCATCACAACGCCAATCAGGTATATCTTACGGTTCCGGGCCACTTGGCAAAGGTGAAACGCGTCTTCCAGTTCGCGGCCGACAACAGATTGCCGATCCTGCTGCATTTCGATAACAGCCACAGAAGGTTCGGAAAACCGGATGTGGATCTGCTCGTCGGTTCGATCTTGAAGGACCTTAAGCCGATCGATATTAGGATCGCGCATTTTGGTACTTCAGGCGGATTCGACCAGCGAACGCGGGGATTCCTGAACGCCTTCATCGACCAGCTTGCCACCGAGCCCAAGCTCAAAAAGCATCGGATCACGTTCGATATTTCGGCCGTTGCTCTCGATAAGGATAGCGAAGGCGTGCGCCGGTTGACCGTTGAAGAATTTGGCGTGCTGAGGCGATACATCCAGCGGCTCGGGCCGGAACGGATAGCTTTCGGAACGGATTATCCCCTTTACACTCCGGCCGAATACGCAGCGATCCTGAAGGGCCGCGTCGGGCTGACCGACCGTGAGATGCGGTCGATCCTAAAGAATGAATAA
- the mqnE gene encoding aminofutalosine synthase MqnE: protein MKFSFDRDLIDIAFKVEDGERLSFDDGLALYNTTDLNALGKLADTVRRRKHGLTTYYNVNRHFNHTNICVADCKFCGFYRRARQEDAYTHSIEEGIEIARSAVAEGATELHIVGGLNSKLPFEYYTDLFSSLKREFPKLHLKALTMVELDFFARFYKMTDEDVIEKLKAAGMDSCPGGGAEIFAEPTRSRICDHKCDGDRWLELAGKVHNAGLKTNATMLYGHIESIEDRIDHLVRLREQQDKTHGFQCFIPLAFYPPGTALDSLPGPDAIDNLKTIAVSRLMLDNFDHIKAYWVMLGKATAQTALHFGANDLDGTITDGGELTHAYAAEGEVKMTKAEIITMIQNAGFEAVERDTIYNRVEKVGA, encoded by the coding sequence ATGAAGTTCTCATTTGATCGGGATCTGATCGACATCGCCTTTAAGGTCGAAGACGGCGAACGGCTCAGCTTTGACGATGGCCTTGCGCTCTACAACACCACCGACCTCAATGCTCTTGGCAAGCTGGCCGACACCGTCCGCCGCCGCAAGCACGGGCTGACGACGTATTACAACGTCAACCGGCACTTTAATCACACGAATATCTGTGTCGCCGACTGCAAATTCTGCGGCTTTTATCGCCGTGCGAGACAAGAAGACGCCTACACCCACTCGATCGAAGAAGGCATCGAGATCGCACGCTCAGCCGTCGCCGAAGGGGCGACCGAGCTCCACATCGTCGGCGGGCTTAACAGCAAATTGCCCTTCGAGTACTACACCGACCTTTTCTCGTCACTGAAGCGCGAGTTTCCGAAGCTGCATCTGAAGGCCCTGACGATGGTCGAGCTCGATTTCTTTGCTCGGTTCTACAAGATGACCGACGAAGACGTCATCGAAAAGCTGAAAGCCGCCGGAATGGATTCTTGCCCCGGCGGCGGTGCCGAGATCTTCGCCGAGCCGACGCGTTCAAGAATCTGCGACCACAAATGCGACGGCGACCGCTGGCTCGAGTTGGCCGGAAAGGTTCACAACGCCGGCCTCAAGACCAACGCCACGATGCTCTACGGCCATATCGAGTCGATCGAAGACCGCATCGACCACCTCGTGCGCCTGCGTGAACAGCAAGACAAAACCCATGGCTTTCAGTGCTTTATCCCGCTCGCCTTTTACCCGCCGGGCACCGCGCTCGACAGCCTGCCCGGCCCTGACGCGATCGACAATCTCAAGACCATCGCCGTCTCGCGGTTGATGCTCGACAACTTTGACCACATCAAGGCCTACTGGGTCATGCTCGGCAAGGCCACCGCCCAGACCGCCCTCCATTTCGGCGCCAACGACCTCGACGGCACCATCACCGACGGCGGCGAGCTCACCCACGCCTACGCCGCCGAGGGCGAGGTGAAAATGACCAAAGCCGAGATCATCACCATGATCCAAAACGCTGGGTTCGAGGCGGTGGAAAGAGACACGATCTACAACCGCGTGGAAAAGGTTGGTGCGTAG
- a CDS encoding tetratricopeptide repeat protein codes for MRRVFVLAVGIATLAVLNAQGQTWGCGERDFKCQLDGRIKALQADPANPENYYNIGIVFHRSGAHTQAVESFSMYIMIPGLKPEFVADGYNNRGISQRALKKPDLAYADYTKAIELNPKKPEYFVNRANSSVDMKRIDDAMKDYGQAIKIDPTYGQAYAQRGVVYSSQGRVDDALRDFAKSIEVSPTYAEPYYNRGTIYSAMKEFAMAIPDYEKYVSLISDPDYLADGYMNLGIAHFYTGHPQKAVDSFTKVIEVQPKRANGYKARAMVYREMKKPDLADADERRAAELK; via the coding sequence ATGAGAAGAGTTTTTGTATTGGCCGTGGGCATTGCGACGTTGGCTGTGTTGAACGCCCAAGGGCAGACTTGGGGGTGCGGTGAACGCGATTTCAAGTGTCAGCTTGATGGTCGGATAAAAGCACTACAGGCCGATCCCGCGAACCCTGAGAACTACTACAATATTGGAATTGTTTTTCATCGGAGCGGGGCACACACACAGGCCGTCGAGTCGTTCAGCATGTACATCATGATTCCCGGTCTCAAACCGGAATTCGTTGCCGACGGATATAACAATCGTGGCATATCACAAAGAGCGCTCAAAAAGCCCGACCTAGCATACGCAGACTATACGAAGGCGATCGAGCTGAATCCGAAAAAGCCTGAATATTTTGTCAACCGAGCCAATTCGTCCGTAGACATGAAAAGAATAGACGACGCCATGAAGGATTACGGGCAGGCAATCAAGATCGATCCAACATATGGCCAAGCCTACGCACAACGCGGAGTGGTGTATAGCAGTCAGGGTCGAGTCGACGACGCCTTGCGTGATTTCGCAAAATCCATTGAGGTTAGTCCTACATATGCGGAGCCGTATTATAATCGTGGCACTATCTATTCGGCCATGAAAGAATTTGCAATGGCGATTCCTGATTATGAAAAGTACGTTTCGTTAATAAGTGATCCAGACTATCTCGCTGACGGCTACATGAATCTGGGAATCGCGCATTTTTATACCGGCCATCCCCAAAAAGCTGTCGACTCTTTTACTAAAGTCATTGAGGTGCAACCAAAACGGGCAAACGGCTATAAAGCCAGAGCGATGGTTTACCGCGAAATGAAAAAACCTGACTTGGCCGATGCCGACGAGCGCCGCGCTGCAGAACTCAAATAA
- a CDS encoding DUF433 domain-containing protein, producing MNTTIETSVISQSPEVMSGAAVFAGTRVPVQSLLDYLAGGHSLDEFLDDFPTVKREQAVGLLHELSHSFEVIG from the coding sequence ATGAATACAACTATCGAGACGAGTGTCATTTCGCAATCACCGGAGGTAATGAGTGGTGCGGCGGTTTTTGCGGGGACCCGCGTTCCCGTGCAGAGCCTGCTCGACTATTTGGCAGGCGGCCATTCGCTTGATGAGTTTCTCGATGACTTTCCGACCGTGAAACGTGAGCAAGCCGTTGGTCTGCTGCATGAACTTAGCCATTCCTTTGAGGTGATCGGGTAA
- a CDS encoding DUF5615 family PIN-like protein, with protein MKILLDECLPRKLKAHIVADLVQTVPEAGWAGKQNGELLRLAEQEFDVIVTNDQNIEHQQVIIRFDLAFIVLVAPTNDIADLLPLMPELNRLLPTAEAGTIEYVR; from the coding sequence ATGAAGATCCTGCTCGACGAGTGTTTGCCAAGAAAGCTTAAAGCTCACATCGTCGCAGATCTTGTTCAGACAGTTCCTGAAGCAGGCTGGGCCGGCAAGCAAAATGGCGAATTATTGAGGCTTGCCGAACAAGAGTTTGACGTTATCGTGACCAACGACCAAAACATCGAACATCAACAAGTCATCATCCGCTTTGATCTGGCCTTCATCGTACTTGTCGCTCCTACCAATGATATCGCCGACCTACTGCCATTGATGCCGGAACTCAATCGCCTATTACCAACAGCCGAGGCAGGTACGATCGAGTATGTCAGATAA
- a CDS encoding DUF433 domain-containing protein encodes MKPLARITFDPNVMGGKPCIRGLRVTVGTIVGLIASGHSFGDILKAYPYLEEGDLTEALAYAAWRVEEIELPLVAA; translated from the coding sequence ATGAAACCATTAGCGAGAATCACATTTGATCCCAATGTTATGGGCGGAAAGCCATGTATTCGCGGCCTTCGTGTAACGGTTGGAACGATCGTCGGCCTCATCGCTTCGGGACATTCGTTCGGAGATATCCTTAAGGCCTATCCGTATCTGGAGGAAGGCGACCTTACTGAGGCACTTGCATATGCCGCTTGGCGTGTTGAGGAGATCGAACTCCCGCTTGTTGCTGCATGA
- a CDS encoding DUF5615 family PIN-like protein, with amino-acid sequence MKVLIDMNLSPDWTAAFTAAGIESVHWSTFGDPRAEDTEIVDFARSNGFVVFTHDLDFGTILALTYAIGPSVIQVRTQNVIPSDLSSTIISVIREHEVALEQGALIVVDESRARVRILPLG; translated from the coding sequence ATGAAGGTCCTCATCGATATGAACCTATCGCCAGATTGGACAGCCGCATTTACGGCTGCTGGTATCGAGTCGGTTCATTGGTCAACTTTCGGCGACCCTCGAGCCGAAGATACCGAGATCGTCGATTTCGCTCGTTCAAATGGTTTCGTAGTCTTTACACACGACCTCGATTTTGGAACGATCTTGGCTTTGACTTACGCAATCGGTCCGAGCGTTATCCAAGTGCGAACACAAAATGTCATCCCGTCAGACCTTTCGTCCACCATCATTTCCGTAATTCGCGAACACGAGGTCGCACTTGAACAAGGTGCTTTGATCGTCGTCGACGAATCACGAGCGAGAGTCCGTATATTGCCATTGGGATGA
- a CDS encoding DinB family protein, translating into MKDISTLISALETAPGVIIPLIREVPPLILKRRPAPAKWSAYEHAIHLSQSDVAFRARLDLILSEPEPFIKTIENSAEDEAGAMLEIDLDESLDRYVRERATLVERLKTLSEEEWQKSAVHEAFDRYSVFIMFRHLFNHEMFHAYRIEELLLKNDWD; encoded by the coding sequence ATGAAAGACATAAGCACTTTAATCTCCGCACTAGAAACGGCACCCGGCGTTATCATTCCGCTGATCCGTGAGGTGCCGCCGCTGATACTGAAGCGTCGCCCCGCTCCGGCGAAATGGTCGGCGTACGAGCACGCTATTCACCTGTCGCAGTCTGACGTTGCGTTTCGGGCGCGGCTTGATCTGATCTTGTCCGAGCCTGAGCCCTTCATTAAGACGATAGAGAATTCTGCTGAGGACGAGGCAGGAGCGATGCTCGAAATTGACCTTGACGAGAGCCTCGACAGATACGTCCGCGAGCGGGCTACGCTGGTCGAAAGATTGAAGACGCTATCGGAGGAAGAGTGGCAGAAATCGGCCGTGCACGAGGCGTTCGATCGTTATTCGGTGTTCATAATGTTCCGGCATCTTTTCAACCACGAGATGTTCCACGCCTACCGGATCGAAGAGCTGCTGCTCAAGAACGATTGGGATTAG
- a CDS encoding DUF4256 domain-containing protein: MGTSKTKTQTISAAHRAELVATLKERFENNSTRHNGIKWVDVEAKLQANPEKLWSLSEMERTGGEPDVVGFDKRSGEFIFFDCSPETPKVRRSLCYDRAAWESRKEHKPASSALEVAASMGIKILNEDEYRSLQKLGRFDTKTSSWIETPADIRELGGAIFGDWRYGHVFIYHNGAESYYAARAFRGSLRV, translated from the coding sequence ATGGGCACCTCCAAAACCAAAACACAAACAATATCGGCGGCGCATCGTGCGGAACTCGTCGCCACGCTGAAAGAGCGTTTTGAAAACAATTCTACCCGCCACAATGGTATTAAGTGGGTCGACGTGGAAGCAAAGCTGCAAGCCAACCCCGAAAAGCTGTGGTCGCTGAGCGAAATGGAACGCACCGGCGGCGAGCCCGACGTTGTCGGGTTCGATAAGAGGTCCGGCGAGTTCATTTTTTTTGATTGCTCACCTGAGACTCCAAAAGTACGCCGGAGCCTCTGTTACGATCGCGCCGCGTGGGAATCGAGAAAGGAGCACAAACCCGCGAGCAGCGCTCTCGAAGTTGCGGCCTCGATGGGCATCAAGATCCTTAACGAAGATGAGTACAGGTCTTTGCAAAAGCTCGGGCGATTCGACACCAAAACATCCAGCTGGATCGAAACACCAGCCGATATCCGCGAACTCGGCGGTGCCATCTTCGGCGATTGGCGTTACGGCCATGTCTTCATCTACCACAACGGCGCCGAATCATATTACGCCGCCCGAGCCTTTCGCGGCTCGTTGAGGGTTTGA
- a CDS encoding DUF1801 domain-containing protein: protein MPEKKSKLVEIKTKQNTASVEDFLNAIDGEQKRSDSFVILEMMKKASREEPKMWGGSMIGFGLKRYKSPATGREVDWFLIGFSPRKANLSLHLTMDIQKQADALAKLGKHKTGVGCLYINKLADVDIKVLEELIKTSLKSGSAS from the coding sequence ATGCCTGAAAAGAAATCAAAACTAGTTGAGATCAAGACGAAGCAAAACACTGCGAGCGTTGAGGATTTTCTGAACGCGATCGACGGCGAACAAAAGCGTAGCGACAGTTTTGTGATCTTGGAGATGATGAAAAAAGCAAGTCGTGAAGAGCCGAAGATGTGGGGCGGTTCGATGATCGGCTTTGGCCTTAAGCGGTACAAAAGCCCGGCGACGGGCCGCGAGGTCGATTGGTTCCTGATCGGATTTTCACCGCGGAAGGCAAATCTGTCGTTGCATTTGACGATGGATATTCAGAAGCAGGCGGACGCCCTCGCAAAGCTCGGAAAACACAAAACAGGCGTCGGCTGCCTCTACATCAACAAACTCGCAGACGTAGACATAAAGGTCCTCGAGGAATTGATAAAGACCTCATTGAAATCAGGGTCCGCAAGCTAA
- the katG gene encoding catalase/peroxidase HPI yields MGNTEEQNSGEALEINESSRCPFTGGAIGFTTSTKRSNRDWWPNALDLKMLRQNSSLADPMGEDFNYAEEFKTLDLNAVMDDLKALMTDSQDWWPADYGHYGPFFIRMSWHAAGTYRVADGRGGAGNGEQRFAPTNSWPDNGNLDKARRLLWPIKQKYGRKLSWADLFVLAGNAALESMGFKTFGFGGGREDVWQPQEDVYWGSEGEWLADKRYTGDRELENPLAAVQMGLIYVNPEGPNGNPDPLGSARDIRETFARMAMNDYETVALTAGGHTFGKAHGAGDAAHVGPEPEGAPIEAQGFGWLSTYASGKGADTITSGIEGAWTPTPIQWDNSYFETLFGNEWELTKSPAGANQWRPVGAEPNVPDAADPNKKHLPMMTTADMAMRMDPAYEKISRHFMENPEEFADAFARAWFKLTHRDMGPKARYLGPLVPQEDLIWQDPVPAGTRIDASDIAALKVKILASGLSVSQLVTTAWASASTFRGSDNRGGANGARIRLTPQRYWEVNNPGQLAGVLSTYEGIQAEFNAGGKTVSIADLIVLGGCAAIEKAAKDAGYDISVPFTPGRGDATQEQTEVDSFKFLEPQADGFRNYKKGHHKTPAEELLVDKANLLTLTAPEMTVLVGGMRVLGANYDGSKHGVFTDRPGTLTNDFFTNLLDMKTKWESANGDGQVFNGVDRATGSVKWTGTRVDLIFGSNSELRALAEVYACADGGEKFVKDFVAAWDKVMNLDRFDLA; encoded by the coding sequence ATGGGAAACACCGAAGAACAAAATAGTGGCGAAGCCTTGGAAATAAACGAATCGAGCCGATGTCCGTTCACGGGCGGTGCGATCGGTTTTACGACGAGCACCAAGAGATCGAATCGTGATTGGTGGCCGAATGCATTGGATCTGAAGATGCTCAGGCAAAACTCTTCGCTTGCCGACCCGATGGGCGAAGACTTTAACTACGCAGAAGAATTCAAAACGCTTGACCTGAATGCGGTCATGGATGACCTCAAAGCGTTGATGACCGACTCGCAGGACTGGTGGCCGGCTGACTACGGTCATTACGGGCCGTTCTTTATCCGTATGTCCTGGCACGCGGCCGGAACATACCGCGTTGCGGACGGCCGCGGCGGTGCCGGTAACGGTGAACAGCGGTTTGCGCCTACCAACAGCTGGCCTGACAACGGAAACCTGGACAAGGCCAGGCGTTTGCTTTGGCCGATCAAGCAAAAATACGGCCGAAAGCTCTCGTGGGCGGACCTTTTCGTTCTTGCGGGCAATGCCGCTCTCGAATCGATGGGCTTTAAGACATTCGGTTTCGGCGGCGGACGTGAAGACGTATGGCAGCCGCAGGAAGACGTTTATTGGGGATCAGAAGGCGAATGGCTTGCTGACAAGCGTTACACGGGCGATCGCGAACTCGAAAATCCGCTTGCGGCCGTGCAGATGGGCTTGATCTATGTCAATCCCGAGGGGCCGAACGGCAATCCTGATCCGCTTGGGTCGGCTCGGGACATCCGCGAAACGTTCGCCCGGATGGCGATGAATGATTATGAGACCGTTGCCTTGACCGCCGGCGGCCACACGTTCGGCAAGGCCCACGGTGCAGGCGACGCGGCACACGTCGGACCCGAGCCGGAAGGCGCCCCGATCGAAGCTCAGGGCTTTGGATGGCTCAGCACGTATGCTTCCGGAAAAGGTGCCGATACGATCACCAGCGGTATCGAAGGTGCATGGACGCCGACGCCGATCCAATGGGACAACAGCTATTTTGAGACATTGTTCGGCAACGAATGGGAACTGACCAAGAGCCCCGCGGGTGCAAACCAGTGGCGGCCGGTTGGAGCGGAACCGAATGTCCCAGACGCGGCCGATCCGAACAAAAAGCATCTGCCGATGATGACCACCGCCGACATGGCGATGCGTATGGACCCGGCATATGAGAAGATCTCGCGGCATTTCATGGAGAATCCAGAAGAATTTGCCGATGCATTCGCTCGTGCCTGGTTCAAACTGACGCATCGCGATATGGGCCCGAAAGCCCGATATCTCGGTCCGCTTGTTCCGCAAGAGGACCTTATCTGGCAGGATCCGGTCCCGGCCGGCACGCGGATCGATGCATCGGACATCGCCGCACTCAAGGTAAAGATCCTTGCTTCGGGGCTTTCGGTCTCGCAGTTGGTCACAACGGCGTGGGCATCGGCATCGACATTCCGCGGTTCTGACAATCGCGGCGGTGCGAACGGCGCTCGCATTCGCTTGACGCCGCAGCGCTACTGGGAGGTCAATAATCCCGGACAGCTCGCGGGTGTGCTTTCGACCTACGAGGGCATCCAGGCTGAGTTCAACGCAGGCGGCAAAACGGTCTCGATCGCCGATCTGATCGTGCTTGGCGGCTGTGCTGCGATCGAGAAGGCGGCAAAAGATGCGGGCTACGACATTTCGGTTCCGTTCACGCCGGGCCGCGGCGACGCGACCCAGGAACAGACCGAAGTGGATTCGTTCAAGTTTCTCGAACCGCAGGCTGACGGTTTCCGCAATTACAAAAAAGGCCATCACAAGACGCCCGCTGAGGAATTGCTGGTCGATAAGGCAAATCTTCTGACACTAACGGCTCCGGAAATGACGGTCCTTGTCGGCGGAATGCGCGTTCTGGGAGCAAACTACGACGGTTCGAAGCATGGCGTTTTCACCGATCGGCCGGGGACGCTGACGAACGATTTCTTCACCAACCTGCTCGACATGAAGACCAAGTGGGAATCGGCAAACGGCGACGGCCAGGTCTTCAACGGCGTTGACCGTGCGACGGGCAGCGTCAAATGGACCGGAACCCGAGTTGACCTTATCTTTGGTTCTAACTCGGAGCTACGGGCTCTTGCTGAGGTTTATGCATGTGCCGACGGCGGAGAAAAATTCGTCAAGGATTTCGTCGCGGCGTGGGACAAGGTAATGAACCTTGACCGGTTCGATCTGGCATAA
- a CDS encoding transcriptional repressor: MHPINEIESLGLTKQRQAVLQVIRESEKHLTANEVFEDARRRLPGISFATVYNSLHYLKSEGLIGEVRFGNDATRYDRTLTRHDHAICDKCGELVDLNLKIPNSLVKKAAELSQFAAGSIELTLHGLCPACSE, translated from the coding sequence ATGCACCCAATAAACGAAATCGAGAGCTTAGGTTTGACCAAGCAGCGTCAGGCGGTGCTTCAGGTGATCCGCGAGTCGGAAAAGCATCTGACCGCGAATGAGGTATTTGAAGATGCTCGGCGTAGATTGCCGGGCATTTCGTTCGCGACCGTGTACAATTCGCTCCACTACCTGAAGAGCGAAGGGCTGATAGGCGAAGTTCGGTTCGGCAACGACGCAACCCGTTATGACCGGACGCTCACGCGGCATGATCATGCGATCTGTGACAAATGCGGCGAGCTCGTCGATCTGAACCTGAAAATTCCAAACAGCCTTGTCAAAAAAGCCGCGGAGCTTTCTCAGTTCGCTGCCGGGTCGATCGAATTGACGCTTCACGGGCTGTGCCCTGCCTGCTCGGAATAG
- a CDS encoding ferritin-like domain-containing protein, whose translation MRTARENLIRILQNAYSGEVAAAYAYRGHWRSLKESPERVRIMQIEEEEWDHRRRVGQLLEKLGAKPRPIREKVFWTIGRSLGVTCHVSGWFMPMYFAGRLESKNSIEYEDAAAFAKELGMDDCVAELLDMARVELEHEEYFRSVVTGHRLLPAMKRVFGWS comes from the coding sequence TTGAGAACAGCCCGCGAAAATCTGATCCGCATTCTGCAGAACGCTTATTCCGGCGAGGTCGCAGCGGCATATGCCTATCGTGGGCATTGGAGGTCTCTGAAAGAGTCGCCGGAACGCGTTCGCATCATGCAGATAGAAGAAGAGGAATGGGACCATCGCCGGCGGGTCGGCCAGTTGCTCGAAAAGCTCGGTGCGAAACCAAGACCGATCCGTGAAAAAGTGTTTTGGACCATCGGCCGAAGCCTCGGCGTGACCTGTCACGTCTCCGGCTGGTTCATGCCGATGTATTTCGCTGGGCGACTGGAGAGCAAGAACTCCATCGAATACGAAGATGCCGCGGCCTTTGCAAAAGAACTCGGCATGGACGACTGCGTCGCCGAGCTTCTGGACATGGCTCGCGTCGAACTAGAACACGAAGAATACTTCCGCTCCGTCGTCACCGGCCACCGCCTCTTGCCCGCGATGAAACGAGTTTTTGGCTGGAGTTAA
- a CDS encoding VOC family protein encodes MSRNAVGWFEIYVDNIERAKKFYEAVFAVTLDRLESPEVEMWSFPMNDEAPGSSGALVYMPGFKAGGNSTLVYFNCDDCAVEESRVEQNGGKIFKTKFSIGEYGFVSLANDTEGNIFGLHSMR; translated from the coding sequence ATGAGCAGAAACGCGGTTGGTTGGTTTGAGATCTACGTTGACAATATAGAGCGGGCGAAGAAGTTTTACGAAGCGGTTTTCGCGGTTACGCTTGATCGCCTGGAGAGCCCCGAAGTCGAAATGTGGTCGTTCCCGATGAACGACGAAGCCCCGGGTTCGTCCGGTGCTCTGGTTTATATGCCTGGCTTTAAGGCCGGCGGCAACAGCACGTTGGTCTATTTCAATTGTGACGATTGTGCCGTCGAAGAGTCTCGCGTCGAGCAGAACGGAGGCAAAATATTCAAGACAAAGTTCTCGATCGGCGAATATGGTTTTGTCTCGCTTGCAAACGATACTGAAGGCAACATTTTCGGCCTTCATTCAATGCGCTAG